TATTTGGCAATGCTCTCGCTGCTTACTGGCACCATCATCGTGACCAGAGATCGACACCGCGCCGAGACAACCCTCCTGGTTCTTAGCATTGTGACCGCGTTCATCTCGCTCGAACTGCTGCTAGGCCGGCTAGCCGAATTCGCCGGCATCATCCCTAATCCGGTCGAGGCCCTCATAACGGTCGCGGCGCTGGCGGTCCTTGCGGGCGGCGCCGTCATCATCATGGCGATTGAACGCCATCTGAGCCGCCGCGACCAGGACGAGTCGTCACTTACCCCGCTACTGTCCAGGCTTGCGATCGGCCTGACCGGCACGGTTCTCGGGATTGCCGCCGCGTCAAGCTTGGCGCCAAGGAATCTGCTTGTCGCGATCGCGCTTGGCTGCGCTACGCTGCTGTTCATTGCGGTGGTTCGGCGTATCGGACTGCGCACCTGGCCGTCGCTGACGCTGTTCCTCATCTTCGCGGGTCTAGCGACCATCCTTCTCATCCCGCATCTGCAAAATTCCCGTTCGGCGGGAATCGCCGGATTTGCGGCTGCGGATGGCGACTCGCTCTCACTGGCGGAGCGCGCGCTCTCCGACACGCCATGGCTCGGCAATGGCGTCGGCAGCTTTGCATTTCTGTCGCAGGTCTATCGCGATTTCGGTGCAGCGCCGACGCCTGCCCCGCCCTCGACGGCGATCTCCGTCGCGGTCGAATGGGGCTTTTCGGGATTGGTCGCGTTGGCGGCCCTGGCACTGCTGGTCTCTGCCGCCCTGTTCATGGGGGCGGTCAGGCGCGGACGTGACTCTTTTTATGCGTCTGCCGCGGCTGCCGGAATTCTCGCGCTGCTGTGCGGAGCCTTCTGTGATTCGGGCTTGCTTCTTCCGGCGACGCAGATCGCCGCCGCAGTGATGGTGGGCCTTGGGCTCGCGCAAAGCGAAGGACGCACCAAGGGCGATGCGGGCTAGGACGGCGATTAGACGCCGCGTGCCGCAACCGTCGCCCAGAGCTTCTGGCTGCTCGGGAGCTGCACGCGAACCCATCGGTAAGGCACGCGCGCCCAGGGCTTGATCTGGGGATTGAGGTTGTCGAGGACGAGGTCGCCGGTCCGGGTGCGAACCACCAGCACCAGATGATGCTCGCCCGAGCTGACCACGACTTCGGCCAGCAGCAGCGTCCTCGCCGGCCAGCCCCGCGCCAGCAGCTCATGACGCTTGCTCACGGCGTAGTCGTTGCAATCGCCGCGGGCGGGATTGATCAGCCATTTCTCGCCGGCAAGACCGAGTTCGTTGTTCTCGGGAATGATCTCGCGGTTGACGACCTGATTGATCTCCTTGAGATCGGCCCAGCGCTCCTCGGTCAGCTTGAGTGGACCGCCCCGAAAGATCGGCCGCTTGCGGCACTCGTCCTGGTAGCGTACGCAAAACTGCGTATACGCCATCGGCGGCAAGGTCGGCGCCTCCAGCTTGATATGCTGGATCGCCGATTGCAGTCCCATCGGCATGCCCAGCAATCCAGCGCGAGCCGGCTGGAACATGCTGAGCGTCGCCGCGATCGCGACCAAGGCCGAAAACTTACGCATGGATTGCTCCCCACATCTCTCTTGAGGTAGGAAGCTAGACCTAACGATTTGAGATTCTGCGCCGTTTCGCCCGTCAAATAGAACTAAAAGCGACGCACCCGTTGGTTAAACTGTTTACTATACCGGGACATACGCGTGTTCGGGTTCTGACCGGTAAGGCCCAAGAAGTTCGAAAAATGCTGCCATTGCGGCGATCAAAATCCAAATCCGAAAAGCCGAGATTGCCGGCGGGCATCCGCATCTACGCCATCAGCGACATCCATGGCTGCGCAGATCTGCTTCAGCAGATGTTCACCGTAATCGATCGTGACCTCTCGACCGGCACGGCCGAGCGCGCGATCCACGTGTTTCTCGGGGATTACATCGATCGGGGCCCCGACTCCAACCGTACCATCGAGCTTCTGGTCGAGCGCGGCCTCAAGCACGAGTCGGTTTTTCTCAAGGGTAACCACGAATCGTTCCTGTTCGACGTGCTCGAGGACGCCTCCCAGTTGCAGGACTGGAAGCAGTTCGGCGGGCTCCAGACGCTGGTCTCCTACGGCCTTCGACCCTCGCTCAACCCCGACGCCGAAGAACAGGCGGAGCTAGTGCGACAATTTGCGCAAGCGATTCCGCCGCGCCACCTGCACTTTCTGAAGAATCTCCGTCCCCGCTTCGTGTGCGGTGATTTCTTTTTCGTTCACGCCGGGGTCAAGCCGGGCGTCGCCCTCGCCAAGCAGCAGGAGCACGACATGCTGTGGATTCGCGATGAATTCCTCGATAGCAATCGGAATTTCGGCAAATACATCGTGCACGGTCACACGCCGGTGCAGCAACCCGATCTGCGGCCCAATCGGGCGAACATCGACACCGGTGCCTACGCAACGGGCAACCTCACGCTTTTGACAATTCAAGGCGATCGTCTACTCGCAGTGTGAACGATCCACCCTCTTGAGGACTGAATGCTCTCGTCGAGCCGAACCCGTATCGTCCTGATCATCCTCGCGCTCGCGACGGGCTGCTACGGAGCTGCATCGTTAATCGCAGAGGCGACGGCGCTGGACCGGCCGGAATTTCCATGGGATTTAAGCAAAGGCAGCCCACTTGTGTCGTCAGGTTCAGAGTGGCTTGGACTTCTCTTTGTATTCCGGTCGGACCTCGCGGCCGATCAGGTTCTTGCGGCGGCATTGAACGCAATCCAGAAGGGCAAGTCCGGTGGATCTGCTGCCGCGGACGATGAGCCGTTGCGGACGCGCCTCAAGCGAACGGTTGCGTTCGCCCCCTATGACGCCGGCCTTTGGCTCTCCCTCGCCCTCCTGGAGATGCAGCGCGATCCGAACAGCCCGACCACGGTCGAGGCGCTGCGAATGTCCTATCTAACGGCGCCAAACGACGCGCGTTTGATGCCGGCACGTCTGGATGCGGCCACGCGCTTCGACGCGGTTGCCGATCCCGACCTTAAAGAGCTGGCGCTGGGAGACGTACGCATCATGTTGACGCGCTCCCCCGCCCAAAAGACCGCCGTCGTTGCAGCCTACCGCCGGGCCTCGAGCCGCGGACGGGCCTTCCTGGATGAAGCCACCCAATCCATCGATCCGGCTTTTCTGCCCACCCTGCGCAGCTAGCCGCGTCGTGACGTCGCCAGCGCCGTGACATGCGGGACACGATGCGACGAGGAAATGTCGGGCAAAAATAAACCATATTGCCCGAGTTCGCCGGAGCGTCTAAGGTTGCGCCGAGTTGGGGAAACACGGCTATGCAATCTCTTCGCGGCATTCTCGGACTTGTGGCAAGCTTGACCTGCTTTGCAGTGCCTGCGTTGGCGGCC
This region of Bradyrhizobium sp. CCGUVB1N3 genomic DNA includes:
- a CDS encoding metallophosphoesterase encodes the protein MLPLRRSKSKSEKPRLPAGIRIYAISDIHGCADLLQQMFTVIDRDLSTGTAERAIHVFLGDYIDRGPDSNRTIELLVERGLKHESVFLKGNHESFLFDVLEDASQLQDWKQFGGLQTLVSYGLRPSLNPDAEEQAELVRQFAQAIPPRHLHFLKNLRPRFVCGDFFFVHAGVKPGVALAKQQEHDMLWIRDEFLDSNRNFGKYIVHGHTPVQQPDLRPNRANIDTGAYATGNLTLLTIQGDRLLAV
- a CDS encoding transglutaminase-like cysteine peptidase, whose product is MRKFSALVAIAATLSMFQPARAGLLGMPMGLQSAIQHIKLEAPTLPPMAYTQFCVRYQDECRKRPIFRGGPLKLTEERWADLKEINQVVNREIIPENNELGLAGEKWLINPARGDCNDYAVSKRHELLARGWPARTLLLAEVVVSSGEHHLVLVVRTRTGDLVLDNLNPQIKPWARVPYRWVRVQLPSSQKLWATVAARGV